From Agromyces sp. SYSU T00194, a single genomic window includes:
- a CDS encoding chorismate mutase: protein MAEIRPDDQAAVMTELLGIRSSIDNIDAALIHLLAERFKFTQKVGRLKAEHGLPPSDPEREKRQIARLRALAVDAHLDPAFAEKWFNFVVAEVIQHHEQIAGEATDASGGPTA, encoded by the coding sequence ATGGCTGAGATCCGCCCCGACGACCAGGCTGCCGTGATGACGGAGCTGCTGGGCATCCGCTCGAGCATCGACAACATCGACGCGGCGCTGATCCACCTGCTCGCCGAGCGGTTCAAGTTCACGCAGAAGGTCGGCCGCCTGAAGGCCGAGCACGGCCTGCCCCCGTCGGACCCCGAGCGCGAGAAGCGCCAGATCGCGCGCCTGCGCGCGCTCGCCGTCGACGCGCACCTCGACCCCGCCTTCGCCGAGAAGTGGTTCAACTTCGTCGTCGCCGAGGTGATCCAGCACCACGAGCAGATCGCGGGCGAGGCGACGGATGCCTCGGGCGGGCCGACCGCATGA
- a CDS encoding DMT family transporter, which translates to MTHGSTGAIAPTPGATAAPASASGTATGPGRASVVLQFLGMGLFWGSSFLFMKVALDGVSFSQVSWSRLVLGGVTLGLIVLVMRPRVGTGPVLPREPIVWLHFTVIAITFCVIPHTLYAWAEQYVTSSLASIYNAATPIATALMATLAFRVEKLSALRWAGVAVGIGGVIVIIAPWQVRLGGELAGQLACLGAVVCYGFILGYTKRFLSSRPIAPATFAFLNIGIAGVIMALLTPVVAWQPVQLDLPVVASLVALGVLGTGLAYVWQVNVLRAWGPTGMSTVTYVTPVVGVVLGVLLLHERFGWHEPVGAVLVLAGILLAQGRVDALLAKRAVARGAAPA; encoded by the coding sequence GTGACACACGGCAGCACCGGGGCGATCGCCCCGACCCCCGGCGCGACGGCGGCACCCGCGTCCGCATCCGGCACGGCGACCGGCCCCGGCCGGGCATCCGTCGTGCTGCAGTTCCTCGGCATGGGCCTGTTCTGGGGGTCGAGCTTCCTCTTCATGAAGGTCGCCCTCGACGGCGTCTCGTTCTCGCAGGTCTCGTGGTCCAGGCTCGTGCTCGGCGGCGTCACGCTGGGCCTCATCGTGCTCGTCATGCGCCCGCGCGTCGGCACGGGGCCGGTGCTGCCGAGGGAGCCGATCGTGTGGCTGCACTTCACGGTGATCGCGATCACCTTCTGCGTCATCCCGCACACCCTGTACGCGTGGGCCGAGCAGTACGTGACCTCGAGCCTCGCGTCGATCTACAACGCGGCCACGCCCATCGCGACCGCCCTCATGGCGACGCTCGCGTTCCGCGTCGAGAAGCTGAGCGCGCTGCGCTGGGCGGGCGTCGCGGTCGGCATCGGCGGCGTGATCGTGATCATCGCCCCGTGGCAGGTGCGCCTCGGCGGGGAGCTCGCCGGGCAGCTCGCGTGCCTCGGCGCGGTCGTCTGCTACGGGTTCATCCTCGGCTACACCAAGAGGTTCCTGAGCTCGCGGCCCATCGCGCCCGCGACCTTCGCCTTCCTGAACATCGGCATCGCGGGGGTGATCATGGCGCTGCTCACCCCGGTCGTCGCCTGGCAGCCCGTGCAGCTCGACCTCCCGGTGGTGGCGAGCCTCGTCGCGCTCGGCGTGCTCGGCACCGGGCTCGCCTACGTCTGGCAGGTGAACGTGCTGCGCGCCTGGGGGCCGACGGGCATGTCGACCGTCACCTACGTGACCCCGGTCGTGGGCGTCGTGCTCGGCGTGCTGCTGCTGCACGAGCGATTCGGCTGGCACGAGCCGGTCGGCGCCGTGCTCGTGCTCGCGGGCATCCTGCTCGCGCAGGGCCGGGTCGACGCGCTGCTCGCGAAGCGCGCGGTCGCGCGGGGTGCCGCGCCAGCGTGA